Below is a genomic region from Prolixibacteraceae bacterium.
ATACACTTAGAAGTGGTGCCAGTACCTTTCGAAAAACTTGCAGAGATGAAAGAGGGCGAAAAGAGTAAAGATATCAGAGAGAGAGTTATTGCAGCTAGAGCCATACAAACCGAACGCTTCAAAGAACTCCCACATGTACACTCTAATGCGCAGATGACCTCGCGAATGCTACGTGAGTTCTGCCTTCTAGATGCCCAAGGAGGTAAAATACTCAAAGAAGCCATGAACCGCCTCTCCCTTTCTGCCCGAGCCTACGACCGTATCCTTCGTGTCGGAAGAACTATCGCCGACCTAGACCAAAGCAAAAAAATATCCGCCACACACATCGCCGAAGCCGTCACCTACCGTAGCCTCGACCGCGACTCATGGGGCCGATAAAAGATGAAAATTATAAATAACATACCACATCCAAGTGTTTGGATTCTATTGCAATATTTTGTCCACAAGAATCCAAACACTTGTCCCCAGCTTATCTACTAATTCATCATTATCTGAAGGCATTGCTTTACCTCTTACAATGGCATCGTTTATGCCTGATTGAAATTTATCAAACTTAAAATTACTTTTTCTATAACCACCTAATAGATCAGCCAAGGCTTTCTCTAAAAACCTCTTCTGCTTATTCACCTTTCTATTCTCATAGAGATCATCTTCATCATAAGCATCTTTATCTGTCAAGTGGAGTAGCAACCATAATTCAAAGGTTGGATTAGATATTGCCAAGCCATAACCTCTCTCCTCACATTGGCGAATTATCTCTTTCAATTGTGATTCAGAAACATTCCCTTTATCTCTATCCACAACCATCCACAACTCGTATGGTGCTACCCCATGTTCTTGCCAATAGGTAGACCGCTCCTCGAGAAGTTCGTAGACATATTTTGGATGACTTTTAGTGTCTGTTTCATCCTCTTTCTCTAATCGTTCAATCTTAACTAAACCTGTCCTTCCAGAATCTTTTAATCCATCAAAATAATCCTCTTCCGTCTTTCCTTCCCCTACAATTGATATGATATATATATTCTTAGGCTCTACGGTTTCTGATCTTTGCTTCCTCTCTCCAAAAGAAGTTTGAACACGTAGCCTAGTTCTCATATTTAAATATTTAGGTTCTTAAAACTCTTGAAGATAGGGATAGCTCCATATCTCCCTAAAAGGTAATCTTTGTTTATCTTTTTATCATTTCTCACCTTAAATTCATCTAAAGAAAACAATCTAGATTGGTTACTGTTTTTTTCCACAAACCATATCTCATCTCTTCTAAGTAAATCAAGATCGAGTAGTAAAGATTCGTGTGTGGTAACCACCAACTGACTTTGATTGTTTTTACTAATATCCAAAAACAGTTCGATGATAGCATAAGTTAACTTGGAATGAAGGCTCCTGTCTATCTCATCAATTAGAAATACTGAATCAGAACTAGCCAACGATTTTAAGGCGGGAATAAAGTCGAACAGACGCTGTGTTCCGTCCGATTCATCAATCATATCAAACACCACGGCCTTTCCTTGATCTGAAAGGTGCTCTAAACCGAGCTTTTTAACTTTGTATTTATTTTGATCCCCACGCTCTAAGGCATAGGAGATTTCATTGAACTCAAATATGATAATTTCATTCTCAACAATCTTACTCGACAGTTCATCCTTCATTTTTTTCGGAAGCTCAAAACTATCTAGATCCATCTCTTCAGAAGTAACCCCATGTATCCCTGTTTGAAAAATAGACAAGAATGAATTAAACGATTGCGCCATCTCATTATCATCTCCAATAAAACTTAAACCTTTAAATTTCGACTGTGGGAATAGTACGGTAAGCTTGTGATCAAACCACTTATACACGCTTTGGAAATATTTGGCTTCGGAAAGCCCCTCTAAACTCTTTCTATTTATCTCATTTAAAAACAGCGTACTGTCCGACTTCGCAAAATCTTCTCTATAAACATCAAACCGAATCTTTGCTTTCCCTTTTAATGAAATCCCAAACTCAATATGATGCGTCCCTTGATCATCACGAAAACGTTCAAATATCTTCTTTTCTCCTTTGGCACTAATTTCAAGCAACCACTCTTCTATAATAAGATTATCTTTAAGAATCGCTGCAAACCCGTAGTTATAGCACTTCCCCTCCACCATTATCTCGTATTGGAAAGTAGAAGGTAATAACTCATTTCCATCCTTTAATCGATAATGACAATTAATGGGATCCACCTTATCTATACCTGAAAGAATTACCCTTTGTGAGAAATCAATAGCTTTAATAAAATTAGACTTACCAGAAGCATTGGCGCCATAAAGAATCCCTGTCTTGAGAATTGACAGACTATTCCCTTTATAAAGATGGGATGGTTTACGTCGCTCCTGATTTGCAATCATAGAGAACTCAGACACCTCATTAAACGACAGAAAATTCGAAGTATTAAATCGTATTAGCATATCTTACAGTTATATTACCACATAAAGTAACGAAAAAATCTCATATACTATCATATCCTATAACAACCTTTTAAGAAATATGTTGCAATTAAACACTCCTCTTAACTACCAATTCACATCCCCTTATGTTTCATCGCAAAGAGAAAGAAAATTAAAGCAACAAGCTTCCTATATTATTATCTAAAAGCATATTTTTGTCTTTGTTATTTATACAATAAAACTAACACTACAGAATCATCAAAGATCAATTATGAACGAAAATAAAAACAGGTACAGATACAACTGGAGTCTAATAATCATCATATCAATACTTCTCATTCTCGCTCTAGGATCTTATTGGTGTCAATTCTATAATTATCCAATATCAAAAGATCCAACAGATTGGGCTAACTTTGGAGGCTATCTTGGCGGAACAACTAGTTTTATTACTGTACTTGTTGCTCTTTGTATTAATTATCAAACAATCAAACTAACGAAAAAAAATTCAATCCGAGAATATTAAATTTAATAAAGAACAAGCAAAAGAGCAGTTTGAGTTTAATAAAAAATTGAATCAACCTTTAGCATACATTCATCTTATTAGTTCCCAAACGAATATTAAAATAACGATTCAAAATTTAGGAATTGGGCCTTTAATTGTAAAAAACACTACGATAGAAACTAAAGATGGTGTCTGTTATTCAGATTTTAAGAAACTCTTACTAGATAGCAACTTTACATTCAAAAGTCTCAAAGAAATTGATGAAGTTTATACTGCTAAAGAGTACATCCTTGGACCGAATAAAGAAAGAACCTTATTATCATACACTCGTAAGAATAATGAGGATAAAGATTTTGAAAAGCTTAAAAAGATATTAGGCAACTATGGTATCCATATTGATTATGAAGATATCTTCAAACAGAACTACCCTTTCGATGATAAACCATTAGATCTGTTCAGTAGGTCTTGAGACTAATATCTGATTCTCCTTTAGACTATAAATCACACTTTGTATAGATGAAATAGTTGCGACTCCATTAAAATAAACAATAAACCCATGCATATTTAAATACACATTATATACTAAAAAAGGGTCGAGTACACATCAGGCTGACTTGGTTGCTTATCTATATACAAAAGAGGACAGACAAATGACCATGACCACCTATGCAGATAAACATCAAATTGTTAGACAAACTGCTCGACGTGATCTTAACGAGCTTATAACTATTGGTCTTATTGAAGAGAAAAAGAGTGGACGTGAAATCTTCTTTACATTGAAATCACATAAAGCAGTCGAGAAGTATATCGAAAGCTAATTTGTCTCTCTTAAATAAAATCATTTTTGAAGAACTCGAAGTGTCTTATCAAATAAATTATGAAAACAGTTTACACAATCCTAAAGCCAAAACTCTTGACTACAAATAGCTAGTGCCTTCAGTGCACATGTTTCATTATCATCCATCTTAAAAATCTATACATCAATACATTTCGATTCGATTCTATTTTTACAGATAACGATAAAGAAGGCGAATAACCATTGATAGACAAAACAGTGATACCCGTTGTAAGCTCTCTCTTTCAACGTTTTTGTTATATAGATTAGAATCACTACATTACAGGTTCTTTACATAAAAAAAGAACCTTATAGAGGGTTACGTCACTTATTCACGAAAAAACAGACAATGAATAAAATGAGAAAGATTGCTTACACCATGATGATGATTGCTATCGTATTAAGCATTTATAGCTGTTCTTCTACCACAAAAAAAGAAGAACCATCTCCTAGATTTAGAGTTGGTCTCACTACGATATTTACGGATGACATTGATGGTATGAAATCTCTATTCCATGATAAAATGGGAATTCCTATCACAAGTGAACTAGCCGATTTTATTGAATTTAAGACTGGGCAAAGTAGGTTCTCTATTGGATCGAGAGAAGCCATGTTTAAAACACTCAAAGATAGCACCTATATAATACAAAGAAGTGGAGCATCGGTAGGCATTGGATTCATGTTTGACACCAAAGAAGAGGTAGACTCTCTATTTCGATCAATGAAAGCACAAGGGGTTTTCTTTAACCAAGCTCCCAAAATGATGCCTTGGAATGAATACACGGCCTTTTTTAAAGATCCAGAAGGAAATATACATGAGTTAATCTATACACCTCCTCAGGATTAACAAAAAACAACTTAATAGCCCTTCTCCATAAAGATAGATTATATCATGAGTAGGGCTATATCTCTATATTCACGCCTTTTTATACCAATTAGGAGAGCTCATCTTACTTCCTCAACAGAGTTAATTTTACACCGTCTACAAGGTCTCTTACACCACCACCGTCTCCCCCTAGAATTAGATATTCAACCTAGCCAAACAGGGGAATACCCTATACTTTCTCCCAACTTAATCCGTCCACAATCCGTCGTTAATATATCCTTAATCCGTCCTTTGTCCATGGTTCAGCCATGGTTCCTCCATGGTTTGTCCATCGATTTCGGGGTTTTGGATGGATGAACCATGGATCAATGATGGCTGAATCATGGACAAAGGACGGATTAAGGACGGATTAAGGATATATTAACGACGGATTAAGTTGGGAGAAGGTATAGGGTGTTCCATAGGTTAGTATTAGATTGCTTCAGTTTTTAAACAGACCTAGACTGTGTTTCTTTTACCTTCGCACGCCATGGTCCTCTCTCTGATAAATTTTATACCGTCAGTTTTTTTTATACTTCCCTCTTATTTTTAACGAGTGTATGGGCAATGGATTAGGCATAATTGCAGTTGGTTGTTTACTCTTTGTTGAAAAAACATTATCTTTGTTGCTTTATGACAACT
It encodes:
- a CDS encoding VOC family protein, giving the protein MNKMRKIAYTMMMIAIVLSIYSCSSTTKKEEPSPRFRVGLTTIFTDDIDGMKSLFHDKMGIPITSELADFIEFKTGQSRFSIGSREAMFKTLKDSTYIIQRSGASVGIGFMFDTKEEVDSLFRSMKAQGVFFNQAPKMMPWNEYTAFFKDPEGNIHELIYTPPQD
- a CDS encoding ATP-binding protein — its product is MLIRFNTSNFLSFNEVSEFSMIANQERRKPSHLYKGNSLSILKTGILYGANASGKSNFIKAIDFSQRVILSGIDKVDPINCHYRLKDGNELLPSTFQYEIMVEGKCYNYGFAAILKDNLIIEEWLLEISAKGEKKIFERFRDDQGTHHIEFGISLKGKAKIRFDVYREDFAKSDSTLFLNEINRKSLEGLSEAKYFQSVYKWFDHKLTVLFPQSKFKGLSFIGDDNEMAQSFNSFLSIFQTGIHGVTSEEMDLDSFELPKKMKDELSSKIVENEIIIFEFNEISYALERGDQNKYKVKKLGLEHLSDQGKAVVFDMIDESDGTQRLFDFIPALKSLASSDSVFLIDEIDRSLHSKLTYAIIELFLDISKNNQSQLVVTTHESLLLDLDLLRRDEIWFVEKNSNQSRLFSLDEFKVRNDKKINKDYLLGRYGAIPIFKSFKNLNI
- a CDS encoding RloB family protein, which translates into the protein MRTRLRVQTSFGERKQRSETVEPKNIYIISIVGEGKTEEDYFDGLKDSGRTGLVKIERLEKEDETDTKSHPKYVYELLEERSTYWQEHGVAPYELWMVVDRDKGNVSESQLKEIIRQCEERGYGLAISNPTFELWLLLHLTDKDAYDEDDLYENRKVNKQKRFLEKALADLLGGYRKSNFKFDKFQSGINDAIVRGKAMPSDNDELVDKLGTSVWILVDKILQ